The Planctomycetota bacterium sequence AAAGAAGCCGTCCACCTCGCCGGCTACCCCTGGCCCGGCCATACGGAACTCCTGGCCGAAAAGTTCGGCGCCGCGGAGGTCGCCATGATGTTCGCCGGCGGACCTTTCCGCGTCGTCCTCGTCACCATCCACCTGGCGCTCATCGAGGCCATCCGCTCGCTCACCGTCAAGCGCATCCTCTCGGCGATGCGCCTCGCCGACGACGCCCTGAAACGGTTCTTCGGCATCGCCTTGCCGCGTCTCGGCGTCCTCGGCCTCAATCCTCACGCGGGCGAGGCCGGTCGCTTCGGTCACGAGGAACGCGAAATCATCGGGCCCGCCATC is a genomic window containing:
- the pdxA gene encoding 4-hydroxythreonine-4-phosphate dehydrogenase PdxA is translated as KEAVHLAGYPWPGHTELLAEKFGAAEVAMMFAGGPFRVVLVTIHLALIEAIRSLTVKRILSAMRLADDALKRFFGIALPRLGVLGLNPHAGEAGRFGHEEREIIGPAIEEAKTAGICAFGPLPPDTAFHQAAQGKFDLLVAMYHDQGLIPLKTVAFNSSVNITLGLPTVRTSPDHGTAYDIAGRGIANPESMKQAIRLAVEMIQRGRAAARTAGRG